A genomic segment from Comamonas terrigena NBRC 13299 encodes:
- a CDS encoding amidohydrolase family protein, translating into MHRDSLAAPVRFSTGIARPRTPLPAGACDCHVHVYDSSFPAAAGARLLPPDASVHDYRALQKRIGTTRTVLVTPSTYGTDNRCMLEALASLGSDARGVAVIDGSESDAELQRLHAVGVRGVRLNLSLGVSGSVDLLRPLAHRIAPLGWHLQLLMAPDMLAMQGEVLRHLPVPVVFDHFGRIAPALAGRHPAHALLLDLLQADRAWIKLSGGYIVSEHHAMDDPALDALAAGYLCAAPQRVLWGSDWPHATASSGMQPMPDDARQIDRLADWAHQNGGPSALQRVLVDNPAALYGFAPLASS; encoded by the coding sequence ATGCATCGCGACAGCCTTGCTGCGCCCGTGCGCTTCTCAACGGGCATCGCGCGCCCCAGAACGCCGCTCCCGGCGGGGGCCTGTGACTGCCATGTACATGTCTACGACAGCAGCTTTCCGGCAGCCGCGGGGGCCAGGCTGCTGCCGCCCGATGCCTCGGTACATGACTACCGCGCTTTGCAAAAGCGCATTGGCACCACGCGCACCGTGCTGGTCACACCGTCCACCTACGGCACCGACAACCGCTGCATGCTGGAAGCACTGGCCTCCCTGGGTTCCGATGCCCGGGGCGTGGCCGTGATCGACGGCAGCGAGAGCGATGCCGAACTACAGCGCCTGCACGCCGTCGGTGTGCGCGGCGTGCGGTTGAACCTGTCACTCGGCGTGTCAGGTTCGGTGGACTTGTTGCGACCGCTGGCGCACCGCATCGCCCCGCTGGGCTGGCACCTGCAGTTGCTGATGGCGCCGGACATGCTGGCCATGCAGGGGGAAGTGTTGCGCCATCTACCGGTACCCGTGGTGTTTGACCATTTCGGGCGCATCGCACCCGCGCTGGCGGGCCGGCACCCCGCCCATGCCCTGCTGCTCGATTTGCTGCAGGCCGACCGGGCGTGGATCAAGTTGTCCGGAGGCTACATCGTGAGCGAACACCACGCCATGGACGACCCCGCGCTGGATGCGCTGGCCGCAGGCTACCTGTGCGCCGCACCACAGCGCGTGCTATGGGGCAGCGACTGGCCCCACGCCACCGCCTCGTCCGGCATGCAGCCCATGCCGGACGACGCTCGGCAGATCGACCGCCTGGCCGACTGGGCGCACCAGAACGGGGGACCCTCCGCGCTGCAGCGCGTGCTGGTGGACAACCCGGCGGCGCTGTACGGCTTCGCACCCCTTGCCTCTTCATAA
- a CDS encoding Bug family tripartite tricarboxylate transporter substrate binding protein, with product MRACRSLAVALLIASATCHAQTAAYPSKPVKLVVGFAAGGPTDVVARAFADHASRALGQAFIIDNKPGANTILAAQAVASAPADGYTLLFGATNHTMIPGLYSGRVKFDAVKSFKPLCTVATSPTVLVVGPSLPVASLADYMAHVRKAPGRTTAGTAGMGSSGHFATEMFARANSLQLNHVPYKGAAPVVTDLMGGQLDSSFATLGSVLAQIQSGKLKALAVASPKRSPLLPQVATFAEAGGGNYSADAWYGVLAPAGLPDPIAQQLEKVAREFSGSAAAAEKLRGLGLDANATCGTAFSRQVEREVATYTQIARDLNLKAE from the coding sequence ATGCGGGCTTGTCGATCGCTGGCAGTGGCACTTCTCATCGCCTCTGCAACCTGCCACGCACAGACAGCCGCCTACCCGTCCAAGCCCGTCAAGTTGGTGGTGGGCTTTGCCGCAGGCGGCCCCACCGACGTGGTGGCGCGGGCATTCGCCGACCATGCAAGCCGCGCGCTGGGACAGGCCTTCATCATTGACAACAAGCCAGGCGCCAACACGATCCTGGCTGCACAAGCCGTGGCCAGCGCACCGGCCGACGGCTACACGCTGCTGTTCGGCGCCACCAACCACACGATGATCCCGGGGCTATACAGCGGCCGGGTGAAGTTCGACGCAGTGAAGTCCTTCAAGCCGCTGTGCACGGTGGCCACCAGCCCGACGGTGCTCGTGGTGGGGCCGAGCCTGCCAGTGGCATCGCTGGCCGATTACATGGCCCACGTGCGCAAGGCGCCGGGCCGCACCACGGCCGGCACGGCGGGCATGGGTAGTTCGGGCCATTTCGCCACAGAGATGTTCGCGCGTGCCAACAGCCTGCAGCTCAACCACGTGCCCTACAAGGGTGCAGCGCCCGTGGTCACCGACCTGATGGGCGGCCAGCTCGACAGCTCGTTCGCCACCCTGGGCTCGGTGCTGGCGCAGATCCAGAGCGGCAAGCTCAAGGCACTGGCCGTGGCTTCACCCAAGCGCTCGCCGCTGCTGCCGCAAGTGGCCACGTTCGCCGAGGCCGGTGGAGGCAACTATTCGGCCGACGCCTGGTACGGCGTGCTGGCCCCGGCCGGTTTGCCGGACCCCATCGCGCAGCAGCTGGAAAAGGTCGCGCGCGAATTCTCCGGCAGTGCTGCCGCAGCCGAAAAGCTGCGCGGCCTGGGACTGGACGCCAACGCCACCTGCGGTACAGCCTTTTCCAGGCAGGTGGAGCGCGAAGTCGCTACCTACACGCAGATCGCACGCGACCTGAACCTCAAGGCCGAATGA
- a CDS encoding IclR family transcriptional regulator: protein MSNPSASHASSPSSDVSASQIVAEPSTGSVTAVVRAMQVLDAFALGESHLPLAELSRRCQLHKTTVLRIARTLALSGYLVQREDGDWRLGPAAGWLGARYQAGFDVQNVLEPALRALTSASGESAAFYVREGSVRTCLVRVEGPQALRHHARMGEGLPLDRGSPGRVILAFSGEPGALYEEIRQRGFHWSIGEREQGVATISAPVFGKHWRLLGSVCVSGPASRLPQQRLEEMAPTVIAAANQLSYALAGHTGATAPAVRASHWHP from the coding sequence ATGAGCAACCCATCCGCCAGCCACGCAAGCTCACCGTCGAGCGATGTCTCGGCAAGCCAAATCGTCGCGGAACCATCCACCGGCAGCGTGACGGCCGTCGTGCGAGCGATGCAGGTGCTGGATGCCTTTGCTTTGGGAGAGTCGCATCTGCCGTTGGCCGAACTGAGTCGCCGCTGCCAGTTGCACAAAACCACGGTGCTGCGCATCGCGCGCACGCTGGCCCTGTCTGGCTATCTGGTCCAACGCGAGGATGGGGATTGGCGTCTTGGCCCTGCGGCGGGCTGGCTCGGTGCACGGTACCAAGCGGGCTTTGATGTGCAGAACGTGCTGGAGCCGGCGTTGCGTGCATTGACATCCGCCAGCGGAGAGAGCGCTGCGTTCTATGTCAGAGAAGGAAGCGTGAGAACCTGCCTCGTGCGTGTCGAAGGACCTCAGGCGCTGCGGCACCACGCGCGCATGGGTGAAGGCCTGCCTCTGGACCGGGGCTCGCCAGGGCGCGTGATCCTGGCGTTCTCGGGGGAGCCTGGCGCGCTGTATGAAGAAATCCGCCAGCGGGGCTTTCACTGGTCCATCGGGGAGCGCGAGCAAGGAGTTGCAACCATTTCAGCTCCTGTTTTTGGAAAGCACTGGCGCCTTCTCGGTTCGGTGTGCGTGTCTGGTCCAGCCTCCCGTTTGCCACAGCAAAGGTTGGAAGAGATGGCCCCCACAGTCATTGCTGCCGCCAATCAGCTCTCTTATGCATTGGCAGGCCATACCGGTGCGACGGCGCCTGCAGTCAGAGCAAGCCATTGGCACCCTTGA
- a CDS encoding tripartite tricarboxylate transporter substrate binding protein, with protein MKSLKQYLLAACACAAVAAHAAFPERTITMVVPYAPGGAADAVARVVATRLGAKLGVSVIVDNKAGASGTIGAGFVAKAPADGYTMLYDATPQSINPHLFPKMPYAANALQPLSLVLLAPNALVVKADSPLKSVSDLIARAKAEPGKLNFASGGSGTVQRLAAELFRQKLNLDMVHVPYKSGGPAIADVMGGQVDFMFGTVAATYPLISGGKLRALAVSAPERSKRLPDVPTVAETVIPGYEAYEWNGVFLPAGTPEPVAAKLQQTLAEVLKEDAVKQRLSDLGAQAIGSTPADFAVFLKQEDAKWGEVVRKGHIKLD; from the coding sequence ATGAAATCCCTCAAGCAATACCTGTTGGCGGCCTGTGCCTGTGCCGCCGTGGCTGCACATGCAGCCTTTCCCGAGCGCACCATCACCATGGTCGTGCCATATGCCCCCGGCGGTGCGGCAGATGCCGTGGCGCGCGTGGTGGCCACGCGTCTGGGCGCCAAGCTGGGAGTCAGCGTGATCGTGGACAACAAGGCTGGAGCCAGCGGCACCATCGGCGCAGGCTTCGTCGCCAAGGCACCCGCGGATGGCTACACGATGCTGTACGACGCCACACCGCAATCCATCAACCCGCACCTGTTCCCCAAGATGCCGTACGCAGCGAACGCGCTGCAGCCGCTGTCGCTGGTGCTGCTGGCGCCCAATGCGCTGGTCGTGAAGGCCGATTCGCCGCTCAAGAGCGTGAGCGACCTGATTGCCAGGGCCAAGGCCGAGCCAGGCAAGCTGAATTTCGCCTCCGGTGGCAGCGGCACCGTGCAGCGCCTTGCGGCAGAACTGTTCCGCCAGAAACTGAATCTGGACATGGTGCACGTGCCCTACAAGAGCGGTGGCCCGGCAATTGCCGATGTCATGGGCGGGCAGGTGGATTTCATGTTCGGTACCGTCGCTGCCACCTACCCCTTGATTTCGGGTGGCAAGCTGCGTGCCTTGGCTGTATCGGCTCCCGAGCGCTCCAAGCGCCTGCCCGATGTGCCGACCGTGGCCGAGACGGTAATCCCCGGTTATGAGGCGTATGAATGGAACGGGGTGTTCCTGCCGGCCGGCACGCCCGAGCCTGTGGCGGCCAAGCTGCAGCAGACCCTGGCCGAAGTGCTGAAGGAGGATGCCGTGAAGCAGCGCCTTTCCGACCTGGGTGCCCAGGCTATTGGATCGACACCCGCCGATTTCGCTGTGTTCCTGAAGCAGGAGGATGCGAAATGGGGCGAGGTGGTGCGCAAGGGCCACATCAAGCTGGACTGA
- a CDS encoding Bug family tripartite tricarboxylate transporter substrate binding protein: MKRMYFPLCAALALASSAASAQPPSPYPNKAVKIVVPYPPGGAVDQVTRRIAQKLTEQTGQSFFVENKAGATGTIGAQQVARSAGDGYTLMANDTTYSILPQVFKKLPWDYTQDLVPVAGFNFAPTAVVVAAGSPFRTLGDLVAYSQANPGKLNYGTGGAGTMPHFATEALQGSSGLKATHVPFKGAGEATLALLGGTIDFQIASTPGVMGQVRGGKVRLLAVSGDQRLQALPEVPTFAQAGVPGYKVVNFTGLWAPKGTPDAVLERLRTEIARAMASPDVQAFANDLGAVPRVVSGPAFADKLKTDALLWEAVAAKVGIDKQ; the protein is encoded by the coding sequence ATGAAACGCATGTATTTTCCCCTGTGCGCGGCCCTGGCGCTGGCAAGCAGTGCCGCCAGCGCACAGCCGCCATCGCCCTATCCGAACAAGGCCGTCAAGATTGTGGTGCCCTATCCCCCGGGCGGGGCCGTGGACCAGGTCACACGCCGGATCGCGCAAAAGCTCACCGAGCAGACCGGCCAGAGCTTCTTCGTCGAGAACAAGGCCGGTGCCACTGGCACGATCGGAGCCCAGCAGGTGGCACGTTCAGCAGGCGATGGCTACACGCTGATGGCCAACGACACCACCTACTCCATCCTGCCGCAGGTCTTCAAGAAACTGCCCTGGGACTACACGCAGGACCTGGTGCCGGTAGCAGGCTTCAACTTCGCACCCACCGCTGTGGTGGTGGCGGCGGGATCGCCTTTCAGGACGCTGGGCGATCTGGTGGCCTATTCGCAGGCCAACCCCGGCAAGCTGAACTATGGCACCGGTGGTGCCGGAACCATGCCGCACTTTGCGACGGAGGCCTTGCAAGGCAGCAGCGGCTTGAAAGCCACCCACGTGCCATTCAAAGGCGCAGGAGAGGCCACCCTGGCGCTGCTGGGCGGCACCATCGACTTCCAGATTGCCTCGACCCCGGGGGTGATGGGACAGGTGCGTGGCGGCAAGGTGCGCCTGCTGGCTGTGAGCGGCGACCAGCGCCTGCAGGCGCTGCCCGAGGTTCCGACCTTTGCACAAGCCGGAGTTCCCGGCTACAAGGTGGTCAATTTCACGGGTTTGTGGGCTCCCAAGGGCACACCGGATGCGGTACTGGAGCGGCTGCGCACGGAAATCGCCAGGGCCATGGCCAGCCCTGACGTGCAGGCTTTTGCCAACGACCTGGGCGCAGTGCCGCGGGTGGTCAGCGGCCCGGCATTCGCCGACAAACTGAAGACCGATGCCCTGCTGTGGGAGGCCGTGGCCGCCAAGGTCGGCATCGACAAGCAATGA
- a CDS encoding Bug family tripartite tricarboxylate transporter substrate binding protein — MNASTAISSSPGRTRRALIAAAGAALLGPLCVAPLQAQGDWPAGKVITWVVPYPPGGSTDVLGRNVAQRIGASLGTNVIVDNKAGATGTIGAAFVAKVQPDGYTLLGTSIGPQAIAPHLMKLSYDHIAAFEPVAIIGTIPHMLVVGAHQPFKTVSDLVAAAKAQPGKLAFASGGNGTILQMQGELLQQQTGARFIHVPYKGDTPALQDTLAEQVQFMFAPVAAALPHVQSGKLRALAVTSAQRLKALPEVPTMGEVGMRDFVVEQWQAVFAPARTPAAVVQRLNKDINQALKDPALIALADRLGVTLVGGTSKQLGDLQKADSAKWAKVIKDGNIKAE; from the coding sequence ATGAACGCATCGACAGCCATCTCTTCTTCACCGGGTCGCACACGCCGCGCACTGATCGCCGCCGCAGGCGCTGCGCTGCTGGGACCGCTGTGTGTGGCGCCCCTGCAGGCGCAAGGCGACTGGCCCGCCGGCAAGGTCATCACCTGGGTGGTGCCGTACCCGCCGGGCGGCAGCACCGACGTGCTGGGTCGCAACGTGGCGCAGCGCATTGGCGCGTCACTGGGAACGAACGTCATCGTGGACAACAAGGCCGGCGCCACCGGCACCATCGGTGCGGCCTTCGTCGCCAAGGTGCAGCCGGACGGCTACACGCTGCTGGGCACCTCCATCGGCCCGCAGGCGATCGCACCGCACCTGATGAAGCTGTCCTATGACCATATCGCCGCGTTCGAGCCGGTGGCCATCATCGGCACCATTCCACACATGCTGGTGGTCGGCGCACACCAACCGTTCAAGACCGTGTCCGACCTCGTGGCCGCAGCCAAGGCGCAGCCTGGCAAGCTGGCCTTCGCCTCGGGCGGTAACGGCACCATCCTGCAGATGCAGGGTGAGCTGCTTCAGCAGCAAACGGGCGCGCGCTTCATCCATGTCCCCTACAAGGGCGACACGCCGGCGCTGCAGGACACGCTGGCCGAGCAGGTGCAGTTCATGTTCGCCCCCGTTGCCGCAGCGCTGCCGCACGTGCAGTCGGGCAAGTTGCGCGCGCTGGCCGTCACCTCGGCCCAACGCCTGAAGGCGCTGCCGGAGGTGCCCACCATGGGCGAAGTTGGAATGCGCGACTTTGTGGTGGAGCAGTGGCAGGCCGTGTTCGCGCCAGCCAGGACGCCTGCAGCCGTCGTACAGCGGCTGAACAAGGACATCAACCAGGCGCTGAAAGACCCCGCACTCATTGCACTGGCAGACCGCCTCGGTGTGACGCTGGTGGGCGGCACTTCCAAACAGCTCGGCGACCTGCAGAAGGCCGACTCGGCCAAGTGGGCCAAGGTCATCAAGGACGGAAACATCAAGGCCGAGTGA
- a CDS encoding NAD(P)-dependent oxidoreductase: MSAPTIIITGADLAQQALDLLSGYEIVYAGKTPTEEDMVALSRQHDPVAIIVRYGKVGASVMDAAPSLKVISKHGSGTDTIDKEAAKARGIEVVAAVGANAAAVAEQALALLLACAKSVVALDARMHAGHWDKATHKSLELGGRTVGLVGLGAIGLRFAKMADALGMRVIGFDPFAKNLPDYVQSVDLETIWREADAISLHCPLTDENRGMLNATTLAQCKRGVIVVNTARGGLVNEADLLTAVRSGQVMAAGLDSFAVEPMTTGHPFQGEKNFVLSPHIGGVTSDAYVNMGVGAAKNLLAVLAQTTVA; the protein is encoded by the coding sequence GTGAGCGCCCCCACCATCATCATCACAGGCGCCGACCTGGCGCAGCAGGCGCTGGACCTGCTCAGCGGCTACGAAATCGTCTACGCCGGCAAGACCCCTACCGAAGAAGACATGGTGGCGCTGAGTCGGCAGCACGACCCGGTGGCCATCATCGTGCGTTACGGCAAGGTGGGTGCGTCTGTGATGGACGCGGCGCCTTCGCTGAAGGTCATCTCCAAGCATGGCAGCGGCACAGACACCATCGACAAGGAGGCTGCCAAGGCACGCGGCATCGAAGTGGTGGCGGCCGTGGGTGCCAATGCCGCCGCGGTGGCCGAGCAGGCACTGGCGCTGCTGCTGGCATGCGCCAAGTCCGTGGTGGCACTGGACGCGCGCATGCACGCCGGGCACTGGGACAAGGCCACGCACAAGAGCCTGGAGTTGGGTGGTCGCACCGTGGGCCTCGTGGGCCTGGGCGCCATCGGCCTGCGCTTTGCCAAGATGGCCGATGCCCTGGGCATGCGCGTGATCGGCTTCGATCCTTTCGCCAAGAACCTGCCTGACTACGTGCAGAGCGTAGACCTGGAAACCATCTGGCGAGAGGCCGATGCCATCTCGCTGCACTGCCCTCTGACCGACGAAAACCGCGGCATGCTGAACGCCACCACATTGGCCCAGTGCAAGCGCGGCGTGATCGTGGTGAACACGGCACGCGGAGGCCTTGTCAATGAGGCAGACCTTTTGACCGCCGTGCGTTCCGGCCAGGTGATGGCCGCCGGTCTCGACAGCTTTGCGGTGGAGCCGATGACCACAGGTCACCCGTTCCAGGGCGAGAAGAACTTCGTTCTCAGTCCGCATATCGGTGGCGTCACCAGCGATGCCTACGTGAACATGGGCGTGGGCGCTGCCAAGAACTTGCTGGCCGTGCTGGCCCAGACAACCGTGGCCTGA
- a CDS encoding methyltransferase, translating to MSQLPEMIRDIERVSADVVAKAGTFQAAILADVAGRRGTMHARIAPVHQDMKLAGPAFTVEVRPGDNLMIHAAIALAKPGDVLVIDGKGDQTAALMGTLMLSACKKIGLAGVIVDGAIRDKLEILDLGFPVFSAGFNPAGPTKFVPGRINHPISAGGTMVNPGDLVVGDADGVVVIERAKAPAMLALADKKVADEAARIEAIARGDTASKWLPAALHAAGVLKEGESL from the coding sequence ATGAGCCAACTTCCCGAAATGATCCGTGACATCGAGCGCGTCAGCGCCGATGTGGTCGCCAAGGCCGGCACCTTCCAGGCCGCCATCCTGGCCGACGTGGCCGGCCGCCGCGGTACCATGCACGCCCGCATTGCCCCCGTGCACCAGGACATGAAACTGGCCGGCCCCGCATTCACCGTCGAAGTGCGTCCCGGCGACAACCTCATGATCCACGCCGCCATCGCGCTGGCCAAGCCCGGCGATGTGCTGGTGATCGACGGCAAGGGAGACCAGACCGCGGCACTGATGGGCACACTGATGCTCAGCGCCTGCAAGAAGATCGGCCTGGCCGGTGTGATCGTGGACGGTGCCATCCGCGACAAGCTGGAGATCCTGGACCTGGGCTTTCCCGTATTCAGCGCCGGCTTCAACCCTGCCGGCCCCACCAAGTTTGTGCCTGGTCGCATCAACCATCCCATCTCCGCCGGTGGAACCATGGTGAACCCGGGTGACCTGGTGGTGGGCGATGCCGATGGTGTGGTCGTGATCGAACGCGCCAAGGCACCTGCCATGCTGGCCCTGGCCGACAAGAAAGTGGCCGACGAGGCCGCGCGCATCGAGGCCATCGCTCGCGGTGACACAGCCTCCAAATGGCTGCCTGCCGCGCTGCACGCCGCCGGCGTGCTCAAGGAAGGAGAATCGCTGTGA
- a CDS encoding Bug family tripartite tricarboxylate transporter substrate binding protein — MTITTRAISMSARLCTWMFGASVLAVAAVSAHAQAGYPTKPIRLIVPFPPGGGTDMIARSVAQKVTEKTSWNIVVDNRPGAGGNLGVDAAAKSSPDGYTLVMGQTSNLAINPALYKKLPYDPLKDLAPVALVSSSPILMVSGKSFTSMAEVLKAAKAKPDMITVGYAGNGTVAHLAVTQIEQASGVKLRHIPYKGIAQAITDLSGGQIDLFVGSIPSLIGQVRNEKLHPLLVTSKQRSGQLPATPTMAEASGKNFEAITWFGILAPAGTPDAIVQKLNTAINSALAEADVAEKLRSEGGDVLGGSSKDFRLLLQSEVPRWAKVVKDSGASLN; from the coding sequence ATGACCATCACGACACGAGCCATTTCCATGTCTGCGCGCCTTTGCACGTGGATGTTCGGCGCTTCCGTACTGGCTGTTGCCGCGGTGAGCGCACACGCCCAGGCCGGCTACCCCACCAAGCCCATTCGCCTGATCGTGCCGTTTCCTCCCGGCGGAGGCACGGACATGATTGCCCGTTCCGTGGCCCAAAAAGTCACGGAAAAGACCAGCTGGAATATCGTTGTCGATAACCGGCCCGGAGCAGGCGGGAATCTGGGGGTGGATGCCGCGGCAAAGTCCTCGCCAGACGGATACACCCTGGTCATGGGACAGACCAGCAACCTGGCGATCAATCCGGCGTTGTATAAAAAGCTGCCCTACGATCCGCTGAAGGATCTGGCCCCTGTGGCACTGGTGTCGTCTTCACCCATCCTGATGGTCAGCGGCAAATCCTTCACGTCGATGGCCGAAGTGCTGAAGGCCGCCAAAGCAAAGCCCGACATGATTACCGTGGGCTATGCGGGCAACGGCACCGTGGCCCATCTGGCAGTGACACAGATCGAACAGGCCAGCGGGGTCAAGCTGCGCCACATCCCCTACAAGGGCATTGCACAGGCGATCACCGATTTGTCTGGCGGACAGATTGATCTTTTTGTGGGCTCCATTCCATCGCTGATCGGCCAGGTGCGCAACGAAAAACTGCACCCTCTGCTGGTCACGTCCAAGCAGCGTTCCGGCCAATTGCCCGCGACACCGACCATGGCGGAAGCCAGCGGCAAGAACTTTGAAGCGATCACCTGGTTCGGCATCCTGGCGCCAGCGGGAACACCGGATGCCATTGTGCAGAAGCTGAACACCGCTATCAATTCGGCACTGGCTGAAGCAGATGTCGCGGAGAAATTGCGCTCAGAGGGCGGTGATGTCCTTGGAGGGAGCAGCAAAGACTTCCGCCTGCTGCTGCAGTCGGAAGTTCCTCGTTGGGCCAAGGTGGTCAAGGACTCTGGAGCCAGCCTGAACTGA